Proteins found in one Pirellulales bacterium genomic segment:
- a CDS encoding S1C family serine protease — MTPRAIIIRWALLVAALVSSHAGARADFVETIAGAQPKIVKLMGAGGFRGLEPYQSGMLISADGKILTAWSYVLDTDLVQATLADGRRFSAKLLGADAQREVAVLQIEAEDLPYFDLAQSRGAELGERVLALSNVFGVAAGDEAASVQHGIIAAKTQFAARRGVFEMPYRGPVYVLDAMTNNPGAAGGALIAADGSLLGILGKEVRSAATGAWLNYAVPIEEIVGEIDKLASGQYISAPRAEAEKPAQAWSLERLGLDTVPNVVERTPPFVDRVALDSVARRGGLRADDLIVSVNDRLVQSIQALQIELELIDRADPVRLGVMRDNQLIEIRLEALQSP, encoded by the coding sequence ATGACGCCGAGAGCGATCATTATCCGATGGGCCTTGCTCGTGGCGGCGCTTGTCTCCTCGCACGCGGGAGCGCGCGCCGATTTTGTGGAGACAATCGCCGGGGCGCAGCCGAAAATCGTCAAACTAATGGGCGCCGGCGGCTTTCGCGGATTGGAGCCGTATCAGAGCGGAATGCTGATTTCCGCCGATGGCAAGATTCTCACCGCTTGGAGCTATGTGCTCGACACCGATCTGGTGCAAGCCACGTTGGCCGATGGCCGGCGATTTTCCGCCAAGCTATTGGGCGCCGACGCCCAGCGCGAAGTGGCGGTGCTGCAAATCGAAGCCGAGGACTTGCCGTATTTCGATCTAGCCCAGTCGCGCGGCGCCGAACTGGGAGAGCGAGTGTTGGCGCTAAGCAATGTGTTTGGAGTGGCCGCAGGGGACGAGGCGGCGAGCGTGCAGCATGGGATCATCGCCGCCAAAACGCAGTTCGCGGCCCGGCGCGGCGTGTTCGAGATGCCGTATCGAGGGCCGGTCTATGTGCTCGACGCCATGACCAATAACCCAGGCGCGGCGGGCGGGGCGCTCATTGCAGCGGATGGTTCGCTACTCGGGATTCTCGGCAAGGAAGTCCGTAGCGCGGCGACCGGCGCCTGGTTGAACTACGCCGTGCCGATCGAGGAAATCGTGGGAGAAATCGACAAATTGGCGAGTGGGCAATACATTTCCGCGCCACGCGCCGAAGCGGAGAAGCCGGCGCAGGCCTGGAGCTTGGAACGATTGGGTTTGGACACCGTGCCGAACGTCGTCGAACGCACCCCGCCCTTTGTCGACCGGGTCGCGCTCGACTCGGTTGCGCGGCGCGGCGGCCTGCGGGCGGACGATTTGATCGTGTCGGTCAATGACCGCTTGGTGCAGTCGATACAGGCGCTGCAAATCGAGTTGGAGCTGATCGACCGTGCCGACCCAGTGCGGTTGGGCGTGATGCGCGACAATCAACTGATCGAAATCCGCTTGGAGGCGCTGCAGTCGCCATGA
- a CDS encoding trypsin-like peptidase domain-containing protein codes for MKHMLLWLSLAVLLLPRLVLAEVDPLVREAEARRIAVMQSVEPSVVAIFSADGGGGGSGVVITPDGYALSNFHVTKPSGAWMKCGLADGSYLDAVLVGLDPTGDVALIKLLGREKFPFAEMADSDQMRVGQWVFAMGNPFLLATDFRPTVTYGIVSGVHRYQPPAGSFLEYADCLQIDASINPGNSGGPLFNSDGKLIGINGRGSFEKRGRVNVGVAYAISINQIKKFLGALRGGRVVDHASLGAVVASDGQGRVVISDILETSDAYRRGLRYGDEVLSFAGRPIRTVNAFKNALGVLPDGWRVPIEYRRRGETQRVFVRLTGMHTEAELAQVVAGPGVPDPDKPNDEDEGGPKLPKLPEGDREKEAPPEGEHPVPKQLPIGGAHQAKEMPQAVKALFAERDGFANFHFNEVELARVLKSLFGQGDFAPWTGAWRLKGELATAGDAEFTLDDKTVKAVLPGGQLRLDISDDLTAARDPADSGGLMAALHFWRQLLLRGPAGFDQLVYQGEAPLPIGDALYDVLLGQAAGTRVRCYLDKQSGRLVALELFLVADEDPCELYFRAYHDQEGRAIPGEIECRYGDEIYGVFHFPEFAVLKQSER; via the coding sequence ATGAAGCACATGCTCTTGTGGTTGTCGCTCGCCGTCTTACTGCTGCCGCGGCTTGTGCTTGCCGAGGTCGATCCGCTCGTTCGCGAGGCCGAAGCGCGGCGGATCGCCGTGATGCAGAGCGTCGAGCCGAGCGTGGTCGCTATCTTTTCGGCTGATGGTGGGGGAGGGGGATCGGGAGTCGTCATCACACCCGACGGCTACGCGCTATCGAATTTTCACGTGACCAAGCCCTCTGGCGCGTGGATGAAATGCGGCCTGGCGGACGGCAGTTACCTGGATGCGGTGCTCGTCGGCCTCGATCCAACAGGTGACGTCGCCCTGATCAAACTGCTGGGGCGCGAGAAGTTTCCCTTCGCGGAGATGGCCGATAGCGATCAGATGCGAGTTGGCCAATGGGTCTTCGCCATGGGCAACCCGTTTCTGCTGGCGACCGATTTTCGTCCGACTGTGACCTATGGCATTGTCTCCGGGGTGCATCGCTATCAACCGCCGGCCGGCAGTTTCTTGGAGTACGCCGACTGCCTGCAGATCGACGCGTCGATCAATCCGGGCAACTCGGGGGGGCCGCTATTCAACTCGGATGGCAAGCTGATCGGCATCAATGGTCGTGGCTCGTTCGAGAAGCGCGGCCGTGTGAATGTGGGCGTGGCCTATGCAATCTCGATCAACCAGATCAAGAAGTTCCTCGGCGCGTTGCGCGGCGGGCGCGTCGTGGACCATGCCAGCCTGGGCGCCGTGGTCGCCAGCGACGGCCAGGGGCGCGTGGTGATTAGCGACATCCTCGAAACCTCGGACGCTTATCGCCGCGGCCTGCGTTATGGCGATGAGGTGTTGAGTTTCGCGGGGCGGCCCATTCGCACGGTGAACGCGTTCAAAAACGCGTTGGGCGTGTTGCCGGATGGGTGGCGCGTGCCGATTGAGTATCGTCGCCGTGGCGAAACGCAGCGCGTCTTTGTGCGGCTGACGGGGATGCACACCGAGGCCGAATTGGCGCAAGTGGTCGCCGGCCCTGGCGTGCCCGACCCGGACAAGCCGAACGACGAGGATGAGGGGGGACCAAAGCTCCCCAAGTTGCCGGAGGGAGACAGGGAAAAGGAGGCGCCGCCGGAGGGGGAGCATCCCGTGCCCAAGCAACTGCCCATCGGCGGCGCGCATCAGGCCAAGGAGATGCCGCAAGCGGTGAAGGCGTTGTTCGCCGAGCGCGATGGATTCGCCAATTTCCACTTTAACGAGGTCGAGCTGGCGCGCGTCTTGAAGTCGCTATTCGGCCAAGGCGATTTTGCGCCTTGGACCGGCGCTTGGCGATTGAAAGGAGAACTGGCGACCGCTGGCGACGCCGAGTTCACGCTGGACGATAAGACCGTCAAGGCCGTGCTGCCGGGCGGCCAGTTGCGGCTCGACATCAGCGACGATCTGACCGCGGCGCGCGATCCGGCGGACAGCGGTGGGCTAATGGCCGCGCTTCATTTTTGGCGACAACTGCTTTTGCGTGGCCCGGCGGGCTTTGACCAGCTTGTGTATCAAGGCGAAGCGCCCTTGCCGATTGGCGACGCGCTGTACGACGTGCTGCTGGGGCAGGCGGCGGGCACGCGCGTGCGTTGTTATCTGGACAAGCAGTCGGGGCGTCTCGTCGCGCTCGAACTGTTTTTGGTCGCCGATGAGGATCCGTGCGAGTTGTACTTTCGAGCCTATCACGATCAAGAGGGTCGAGCGATTCCGGGAGAGATCGAGTGTCGCTACGGCGACGAGATTTATGGCGTGTTCCACTTCCCTGAGTTTGCCGTCTTGAAGCAGAGCGAGCGATGA
- a CDS encoding NPCBM/NEW2 domain-containing protein: GIDDRMDRRGDVVVAIEGDGRRLLQFEARGGQAPTPIDLDITGVQRLAIVVDFGENQDVADHLNLCEAKLMR; the protein is encoded by the coding sequence GGCATCGACGATCGCATGGATCGGCGGGGGGACGTCGTCGTGGCGATTGAAGGCGATGGCCGCCGGTTGCTGCAGTTCGAAGCGCGTGGCGGTCAAGCGCCGACGCCAATTGACCTGGACATCACCGGCGTGCAGCGGTTGGCCATTGTGGTCGACTTTGGCGAGAATCAGGACGTGGCCGATCATCTCAATCTTTGCGAGGCCAAGTTGATGCGATGA